Proteins encoded by one window of Candidatus Tanganyikabacteria bacterium:
- a CDS encoding CoA transferase encodes MTELPLDGFIVIDTTRMLPGAVLARLLGDLGARLLKVEDPAGGDPFRAAPPLENGIGAGFAALYRGAESLALDLRDPGDAAVVRKLVKHADVFVESFRPGTLERWDLGRARLRALNPGLVSCSLSSYGSAGEWASRVGHDLNFSAQSGLLPLLRGGREEPADGHLPRVQVADVASGLLACSAILAALLTRARTGIGADLDQPLALGPLPFVAWAQVDALLGGPSMTTSHLAGAAPCYRTYVCADGQAVALGAIEPKFWASLVEAAGLPELAGAGLDTGSDGADAAARLATAFAARPRDHWLDVARDRNLPLTAAHDPVAAKADGYYGAAGGAWFGAWPARAGAAPRLGEHTARVLAEFGVTDAISR; translated from the coding sequence ATGACCGAGTTGCCGCTGGACGGGTTCATCGTCATCGACACCACGCGCATGCTGCCCGGGGCCGTGCTGGCGCGCCTCCTTGGCGACCTGGGGGCGCGCCTCCTCAAGGTGGAGGATCCGGCCGGGGGCGATCCCTTCCGCGCGGCGCCGCCCCTCGAAAACGGTATCGGCGCGGGCTTCGCGGCCCTGTACCGGGGGGCCGAGTCGCTCGCCCTGGACCTGCGCGACCCGGGGGATGCCGCCGTCGTCCGCAAACTGGTCAAGCACGCCGACGTCTTCGTCGAGAGCTTCCGGCCGGGGACGCTGGAACGCTGGGATCTCGGTCGGGCGCGCCTGCGGGCTCTCAACCCCGGCCTCGTGAGCTGCTCGCTTTCGAGCTACGGATCGGCCGGGGAGTGGGCGAGTCGCGTGGGCCACGACCTGAACTTCAGCGCCCAGTCGGGACTGCTGCCGCTGCTGCGCGGCGGCCGGGAAGAGCCCGCGGACGGCCATCTTCCGCGGGTGCAGGTCGCCGACGTCGCCTCGGGCCTCCTGGCCTGCAGCGCCATCCTCGCGGCGCTCCTGACCCGCGCCCGTACCGGCATCGGGGCCGATCTCGATCAGCCGCTGGCACTGGGGCCGCTGCCCTTCGTCGCCTGGGCGCAGGTGGACGCACTCCTTGGGGGCCCCAGCATGACCACGTCGCACCTGGCGGGTGCCGCACCCTGCTACCGCACCTACGTGTGCGCCGACGGGCAGGCCGTTGCCCTCGGGGCGATCGAACCCAAGTTCTGGGCGTCGCTGGTGGAAGCGGCGGGACTGCCCGAACTGGCCGGCGCCGGCCTCGACACGGGCTCCGACGGCGCGGACGCCGCAGCGCGGCTGGCGACCGCCTTCGCCGCGCGGCCCCGCGACCACTGGCTGGACGTGGCAAGGGACCGCAACCTGCCGCTCACCGCCGCCCACGATCCGGTTGCGGCGAAGGCCGATGGGTACTACGGTGCGGCCGGGGGCGCCTGGTTCGGCGCCTGGCCGGCGCGCGCCGGGGCCGCGCCGCGGCTTGGCGAGCATACCGCCCGCGTGCTGGCCGAGTTCGGCGTCACTGACGCAATTTCTCGTTGA
- a CDS encoding acyl-CoA dehydrogenase family protein — MKSVYFTEEHDLFRQTVREFMEREVAPHADAWEEQHRIPREIFLKMGELGFLGLNHAEAYGGADADIFYSLVFLEELARSNMGGFCAAVGVQQYMATAHIYRFGSEELKRLYVAPSISGHKVGALAITEPDTGSDVGAIRTSAVRDGDCFVVNGAKTWITNGAEGDFSTLAVKTDRDAGPGGISLLAVDHDWPGVRVTRKLRKMGWHSSDTAELSFENVRVPVSHLIGEENKGFYYIMDAFQLERLVAAATAVGGCVVALEQTLGYMKQRGAFGRPIARFQALRHRLMDLFAEVEAVRQLTYHCAWLHQQGDSAVRETSMAKLLATELGKRVSDECLQMFGGFGYAEEYPLARFYRDARVGTIAGGTSEIMREILAKMVVDGVAFEAPRAGPGAATEAVAAAVAAADPSRAGEGDGPDPVRPGPGDRPPDTGPDTMPEDIESLMASLPRRHRPEKTAGWAARFHFKFKGAATPEWTVVITGEACQVLPGLDGQPDCIINTSADVYLGIEKGTQDPQMAFLMGKVKVSNLGQMQRFMKAFRPIRGRK; from the coding sequence ATGAAGAGCGTCTACTTCACCGAGGAGCACGATCTGTTCCGGCAGACCGTGCGCGAGTTCATGGAGCGCGAGGTCGCGCCCCATGCGGACGCCTGGGAGGAGCAGCACCGCATCCCCCGCGAGATCTTCCTGAAGATGGGCGAACTGGGCTTCCTGGGCCTCAACCACGCCGAGGCGTACGGCGGGGCGGACGCCGACATCTTCTACTCGCTGGTGTTCCTCGAGGAGCTGGCGCGCTCGAACATGGGCGGCTTCTGCGCGGCGGTGGGCGTGCAGCAGTACATGGCGACGGCGCACATCTACCGTTTCGGGTCGGAGGAACTCAAGCGCCTTTACGTGGCGCCGTCCATCAGCGGGCACAAGGTGGGCGCCCTGGCCATCACCGAACCCGACACGGGTAGCGACGTCGGGGCCATCCGCACGTCCGCCGTGCGCGACGGCGACTGCTTCGTGGTCAACGGCGCCAAGACCTGGATCACCAACGGCGCCGAGGGAGACTTCAGCACGCTGGCGGTCAAGACCGATCGAGACGCCGGCCCCGGGGGCATCAGCCTGCTCGCGGTCGACCACGACTGGCCCGGCGTGCGCGTGACGCGCAAGCTCCGCAAGATGGGCTGGCATTCGTCCGATACGGCCGAATTGAGTTTCGAGAACGTGCGCGTGCCCGTTTCCCACCTGATCGGCGAGGAAAACAAGGGCTTCTACTACATCATGGACGCGTTCCAGCTGGAACGGCTGGTGGCGGCCGCGACGGCCGTCGGTGGCTGCGTCGTGGCCCTGGAGCAGACGCTGGGCTACATGAAGCAGCGCGGGGCGTTCGGCCGGCCGATCGCGCGGTTCCAGGCCCTCCGGCACCGGCTCATGGATCTGTTCGCGGAAGTGGAAGCCGTCCGGCAACTGACCTACCATTGCGCCTGGCTGCACCAGCAGGGCGACAGCGCGGTGCGCGAGACGTCCATGGCCAAGCTCCTGGCCACCGAACTGGGCAAGCGGGTCTCGGACGAATGCCTGCAGATGTTCGGCGGCTTCGGCTACGCCGAGGAGTACCCGCTGGCGCGGTTCTACCGGGACGCCCGCGTGGGCACGATCGCCGGCGGGACCAGCGAGATCATGCGGGAGATCCTGGCGAAGATGGTCGTGGACGGCGTCGCGTTCGAGGCGCCGCGGGCCGGGCCCGGCGCCGCGACCGAGGCCGTGGCCGCTGCGGTGGCCGCTGCGGACCCATCCCGTGCCGGTGAAGGGGACGGCCCGGACCCGGTACGGCCTGGGCCCGGGGACAGGCCACCGGACACGGGCCCGGATACGATGCCCGAGGACATCGAAAGCCTGATGGCCTCGCTCCCGCGCCGCCACCGGCCCGAGAAGACCGCCGGCTGGGCGGCCCGCTTCCACTTCAAGTTCAAGGGCGCGGCCACTCCCGAGTGGACCGTCGTCATCACCGGCGAGGCCTGCCAGGTCTTGCCGGGGCTCGACGGCCAGCCCGACTGCATCATCAACACCAGTGCCGACGTCTACCTGGGGATCGAGAAGGGCACACAGGATCCGCAGATGGCCTTCCTGATGGGCAAGGTCAAGGTCTCGAACCTGGGGCAGATGCAGCGCTTCATGAAGGCCTTCCGGCCGATCCGAGGACGTAAATGA
- a CDS encoding long-chain fatty acid--CoA ligase encodes MRARVAEHPDKALLRYYRDGAWRDMSYGEVYRRCEAIAGGLAALGVQIGDRIGILSENRPEWTLADLGALCAGAVVVTVYPTLTADESAYILDHAGVRVVFAENAEQLAKIRAVRDKLRDVERIVLFEGHDPDAVALADLESLGPGAARLAEAAALPGETVFSILYTSGTTGVPKGVVLTHHNAIATLEAVMQATPDTTPYDLNCSFLPLAHALERMAGELVLLYMGRTMAFARGLQTLPDDLLAVRPSFLVVVPRVLEKICARFHARLAGEPAWKRRLARWSFGVGRQASMAWERGRPLGGWLRLRYALADRLVFAKIRARLGGNLKLLACGSAPLSVDVARFFHGAGITVCEGWGATETSAPVTINLPHDYRLGSVGKPIPGVEVRLADDGELLVRGPGVFREYYRDPETTRAAFTEDGFYRTGDIGRVDEDGYYYIVDRKKELIITSNGKNVAPQKLESLLRERMMISNALVHGDRRPCLVALITVDREAAAGLDPAAVRERVAGEIEAVNAKLPRFEQIKAFAILDGDFSHEGGELTLTLKLRRRVVEARYRDLLESLYDADLLAGA; translated from the coding sequence TTGAGGGCGAGAGTCGCAGAACACCCCGACAAGGCGCTGTTGCGGTACTACCGCGACGGCGCCTGGCGGGACATGAGCTATGGCGAGGTCTACCGCCGCTGCGAGGCCATTGCGGGCGGCCTGGCCGCCCTGGGGGTGCAGATCGGCGACCGCATAGGCATCCTGTCGGAGAACCGGCCCGAGTGGACCCTCGCCGATCTGGGCGCGCTGTGCGCCGGCGCCGTCGTGGTAACGGTCTACCCCACGCTCACCGCTGACGAATCGGCCTACATCCTCGATCATGCCGGCGTGCGCGTGGTTTTCGCCGAAAACGCCGAGCAACTGGCCAAGATTCGCGCCGTGCGCGACAAGTTGCGGGACGTCGAGCGGATTGTCCTGTTCGAGGGCCATGATCCCGACGCCGTCGCCCTCGCGGACCTGGAATCGCTCGGGCCGGGCGCGGCGCGCCTCGCGGAGGCCGCCGCCCTACCCGGGGAGACGGTCTTCTCGATCCTCTACACGAGCGGCACCACCGGCGTGCCCAAGGGCGTCGTGCTCACGCACCACAACGCCATCGCCACGCTGGAAGCGGTCATGCAGGCCACGCCCGACACCACGCCCTACGACCTCAACTGCAGCTTCCTGCCCCTGGCCCATGCCCTCGAGCGCATGGCCGGCGAACTGGTCCTGCTGTACATGGGCCGGACGATGGCCTTTGCCCGCGGCCTCCAGACCCTCCCCGACGACCTCCTGGCGGTGCGGCCGAGCTTCCTGGTCGTCGTCCCGCGGGTCCTCGAGAAGATCTGCGCCAGGTTCCACGCCCGCCTGGCGGGCGAGCCCGCATGGAAGCGCCGCCTCGCCCGCTGGAGCTTCGGCGTGGGCCGGCAGGCCAGCATGGCCTGGGAGCGCGGGCGGCCGCTGGGCGGCTGGCTGCGCCTGCGATACGCCCTGGCCGATCGCCTGGTCTTCGCGAAGATCCGGGCCCGGCTGGGGGGCAACTTGAAGCTCCTTGCCTGCGGCAGCGCGCCGCTGTCGGTGGACGTCGCCCGCTTCTTCCACGGCGCGGGCATCACGGTTTGCGAGGGCTGGGGCGCCACCGAGACTTCCGCCCCCGTCACCATCAATCTGCCGCACGACTACCGCCTCGGTTCCGTGGGCAAGCCCATTCCCGGCGTCGAGGTGCGGCTTGCCGACGATGGCGAACTGCTGGTGCGCGGGCCCGGCGTCTTTCGCGAGTACTACCGCGATCCCGAGACGACCCGCGCCGCGTTCACCGAGGACGGCTTCTACCGCACGGGCGACATCGGGCGGGTGGACGAAGACGGCTACTACTACATCGTCGATCGGAAGAAGGAACTCATCATCACCAGCAACGGCAAGAACGTGGCCCCGCAGAAGCTGGAGAGCCTGCTGCGCGAGCGCATGATGATTTCCAACGCCCTGGTGCACGGCGATCGCCGCCCGTGCCTCGTCGCGCTGATCACCGTGGATCGCGAAGCCGCGGCGGGCCTGGATCCCGCGGCGGTGCGGGAGCGGGTCGCGGGCGAGATCGAGGCGGTCAACGCGAAGCTCCCCCGGTTCGAGCAGATCAAGGCGTTCGCCATCCTGGACGGGGATTTCAGCCACGAGGGCGGCGAGCTCACCCTGACCTTGAAACTGCGTCGGCGCGTCGTCGAGGCGCGCTACCGGGACCTGCTGGAAAGCCTGTACGATGCCGATCTCCTGGCGGGAGCGTGA
- a CDS encoding enoyl-CoA hydratase/isomerase family protein, with translation MSTNSESGGNGHSERKSAIRLEKRPDGVAIAWLDTPDSRLNIISTALAADFAATLQEIESDAAIKAVVIASAKPDNFMAGADVHEFLTTTSAEAFEKMVRAFHEALDRIAGSRKPYVAAIHGPCLGGGYEMALACHYRVASDDPKTVVGLPEVMMGVFPAGGGCQRLPRLIGVAKALPMILAGQRIKGRKAKKLGMVDLLTTPKGIADTAAKAALQLAEGKLRPERELGFMDKLFGGPLLGMVMGQARKETMKKTRGNYPAPLAVLECVETGLRGGFKAGQEAEIRNFGRVAAGPEAKNLIRLFDAMNELKKSPVTAESHKVDHLAIIGGGFMGEGIAAVSIGMTPTVVKDIADEALAKCAKNIWKALDKRLKSGSLTRLDRDRNWANLHFTKDYAGLANADLVIEAVFEKLDLKQRVLADTEAAIAPDAVFATNTSALPIGDIAAKALHPERVVGMHYFSPVPKMPLLEIVRGPKTDDQAVATAHKYGSKQGKTCIVVNDGPGFYTSRVLGPLMNEAMLLLEEGADIGALDKAWLDRGWPVGPVALMDEVGIDVAGHVAQDLGKAFAGRMQGQTTVIAKLVDAGYAGRKNNRGFYAYPPEGSKKKKTINADVYQFFGGPNRKPMNTRDMVDRLEVLFINEAVYCLQEGILATPRDGDVGAILGLGFPPFRGGPFRYVDAVGADKLVARMEELAAKHGSRFTPAPLLKEMATAGKVFYPPDLYKAPGSSQAQPKVEAGTAG, from the coding sequence ATGAGTACGAATTCCGAGTCCGGCGGAAACGGCCATTCCGAGAGGAAGTCCGCGATACGCCTGGAGAAGCGCCCCGACGGCGTCGCCATCGCCTGGCTCGACACGCCCGATAGCCGCCTCAACATCATCTCCACGGCCCTGGCCGCCGACTTCGCGGCCACGCTGCAGGAAATCGAGAGCGATGCCGCGATCAAGGCGGTCGTCATCGCGAGCGCCAAGCCCGACAATTTCATGGCGGGCGCCGACGTCCACGAGTTCTTGACCACCACGTCTGCCGAGGCCTTCGAGAAGATGGTGCGGGCGTTCCACGAAGCGCTCGATCGCATCGCCGGGAGCCGCAAGCCATACGTGGCGGCCATTCACGGGCCATGCCTGGGCGGCGGCTACGAGATGGCCCTGGCGTGTCACTACCGCGTCGCCAGCGACGACCCCAAGACCGTGGTCGGCCTCCCGGAGGTGATGATGGGCGTCTTCCCGGCGGGCGGCGGCTGCCAGCGGCTGCCGCGACTGATCGGCGTGGCCAAGGCCCTGCCGATGATCCTCGCCGGGCAGCGCATCAAGGGCCGCAAGGCCAAGAAACTCGGGATGGTCGACCTGCTCACCACCCCCAAGGGCATCGCCGACACCGCGGCCAAGGCCGCCCTGCAACTGGCCGAGGGAAAGCTCCGGCCCGAACGCGAACTCGGCTTCATGGACAAGCTCTTCGGCGGGCCGTTGCTGGGCATGGTGATGGGCCAGGCCCGCAAGGAGACCATGAAGAAGACCCGCGGCAACTACCCGGCGCCGCTCGCGGTGCTCGAATGCGTCGAGACGGGCCTGCGCGGGGGCTTCAAGGCGGGCCAGGAAGCCGAGATCCGCAATTTCGGGCGCGTGGCGGCGGGTCCCGAGGCCAAGAACCTCATTCGCCTCTTCGACGCGATGAACGAGCTCAAGAAATCCCCCGTCACGGCCGAGTCCCACAAGGTCGATCACCTGGCCATCATCGGCGGCGGCTTCATGGGCGAGGGAATCGCGGCGGTCTCGATCGGCATGACGCCCACGGTGGTCAAGGATATCGCCGACGAGGCGCTCGCCAAGTGCGCCAAGAACATCTGGAAAGCCCTCGACAAGCGCCTGAAGTCGGGCTCCTTGACCCGGCTGGACAGAGATCGCAACTGGGCCAACCTGCACTTCACGAAGGACTACGCCGGTCTGGCCAACGCCGACCTGGTGATCGAGGCGGTCTTCGAGAAGCTGGACCTCAAACAGCGCGTGCTGGCCGACACCGAGGCGGCCATCGCGCCGGACGCGGTCTTCGCCACCAATACCTCGGCCCTGCCCATCGGGGACATCGCGGCAAAGGCCCTGCATCCCGAACGCGTCGTGGGGATGCACTACTTCTCGCCCGTGCCCAAGATGCCGCTGCTGGAGATCGTGCGCGGGCCCAAGACGGACGATCAGGCCGTCGCCACCGCGCACAAGTACGGCAGCAAGCAGGGCAAGACCTGCATCGTCGTCAACGACGGTCCGGGCTTCTATACGTCCCGGGTCCTCGGGCCGCTGATGAACGAGGCGATGCTGCTCCTCGAAGAGGGCGCCGACATCGGGGCGCTGGACAAGGCCTGGCTCGACCGCGGCTGGCCGGTCGGCCCCGTCGCCCTCATGGACGAGGTCGGCATCGATGTGGCCGGCCACGTGGCCCAGGATCTCGGCAAGGCATTCGCCGGCCGGATGCAGGGGCAGACGACGGTCATCGCCAAGCTGGTCGATGCGGGGTACGCGGGCAGGAAGAACAACCGGGGCTTCTACGCCTATCCGCCCGAAGGCAGCAAGAAGAAGAAGACGATCAACGCCGACGTCTATCAGTTCTTCGGCGGGCCAAACCGCAAGCCCATGAACACCAGGGACATGGTGGATCGCCTCGAGGTGCTCTTCATCAACGAGGCCGTCTACTGCCTCCAGGAGGGCATCCTGGCCACGCCGCGCGACGGCGACGTCGGCGCCATCCTCGGGCTAGGCTTCCCGCCGTTCCGCGGCGGGCCGTTCCGGTATGTCGACGCGGTGGGCGCCGACAAGCTGGTGGCCCGCATGGAAGAGCTGGCCGCCAAGCACGGGTCGCGCTTCACGCCCGCGCCGCTGCTCAAGGAGATGGCTACCGCCGGCAAGGTGTTCTATCCGCCAGACCTGTACAAGGCGCCGGGTAGCAGCCAGGCCCAACCAAAGGTCGAGGCCGGCACGGCCGGCTAG
- a CDS encoding acetyl-CoA C-acyltransferase, which produces MAPRRLSGRRVVIVDGCRTPFLRSMTDYMDLMSYDLGTMAVSALLARSRLDPGRVDRLILGTVIADVKTSNVAREVALAAGLPLSVPAYTVTAACTSSNVAIASGVEAIAAGVADIVIAGGTETSSDVPIRFSRPLRKRLIASTKVKGPGGYLGLLKGVKLKDFAPDAPAIAEFSTGLTMGDNAERLAKAVGLTREEQDRYALSSHHRAAKAHKEGLLADQIAPVSVPPKFAPITFDNGVRADSTYEKLSTLPPVFDRKFGTVTAGNSSFLTDGASAVLLMSEEKAQELGYEPIAAITATAMVALDPVEELLLGPALAVPAALEQAGVGLADVGVFEIHEAFAAPVLAVTKLFKDARWCRDRLGLENALGEIDPARLNAWGGSLSIGHPFGATGARLMMTAARRLKHEKARYGVVSACAAGALGHAMVLERA; this is translated from the coding sequence ATGGCGCCCAGGCGTCTCTCGGGTAGGCGGGTCGTGATCGTGGACGGTTGCCGCACGCCGTTCCTGCGATCGATGACCGACTACATGGACCTGATGTCCTACGATCTCGGCACGATGGCGGTCAGCGCCCTGCTGGCGCGCTCGCGCCTCGATCCCGGCAGGGTCGATCGCCTGATCCTCGGCACGGTCATCGCCGACGTCAAGACGTCCAACGTGGCGCGGGAAGTCGCCCTGGCCGCCGGGTTGCCCCTGTCGGTCCCCGCCTACACGGTCACGGCGGCATGCACCTCGTCCAACGTGGCCATCGCCAGCGGCGTCGAGGCGATCGCCGCCGGAGTGGCCGACATCGTCATCGCCGGCGGGACCGAGACCTCCTCTGACGTTCCCATCCGCTTCTCGCGCCCCCTGCGCAAGCGGCTGATCGCCTCGACCAAGGTGAAGGGCCCCGGCGGCTACCTGGGACTGCTCAAGGGCGTCAAGCTCAAGGACTTCGCCCCCGACGCCCCGGCCATCGCCGAATTCTCGACCGGCCTGACCATGGGCGACAATGCCGAACGCCTGGCCAAGGCCGTCGGCCTCACCCGCGAGGAGCAGGACCGGTACGCCCTGTCGAGCCATCACCGCGCAGCCAAGGCGCACAAGGAAGGGCTCCTGGCCGACCAGATAGCGCCCGTCTCGGTGCCGCCGAAGTTCGCGCCCATCACGTTCGACAACGGCGTGCGGGCCGACTCCACCTACGAGAAGCTCTCGACGCTGCCGCCGGTGTTCGACCGGAAGTTCGGCACCGTCACCGCAGGCAACAGTTCCTTCCTCACCGACGGGGCGTCGGCGGTCCTGCTGATGAGCGAGGAGAAGGCGCAAGAGCTCGGTTACGAGCCGATCGCCGCGATCACGGCGACCGCCATGGTCGCCCTCGATCCGGTGGAGGAACTGCTGCTCGGGCCGGCTTTGGCCGTTCCGGCCGCCCTGGAGCAGGCGGGCGTCGGCCTCGCTGACGTGGGCGTCTTCGAGATCCACGAAGCCTTCGCCGCGCCCGTCCTGGCCGTCACCAAGCTCTTCAAGGATGCCAGGTGGTGTCGCGATCGCCTCGGCCTCGAAAACGCGCTCGGGGAAATCGATCCCGCCAGGCTCAACGCCTGGGGCGGGTCGCTGTCCATCGGCCATCCCTTCGGCGCGACCGGAGCGCGGCTGATGATGACGGCGGCCAGACGGCTGAAGCACGAAAAGGCGCGCTACGGTGTGGTCTCGGCATGTGCGGCGGGCGCACTGGGCCACGCGATGGTCCTGGAGCGGGCGTGA
- a CDS encoding alpha/beta hydrolase, protein MLDLRLPLPPEAASPRGNGFLRGLNRLVKSLIPMDIDPSDELVAPAEDAGHTVREVVIPIGRQQTHGYLFVPKEPNGATLCFVHGTGAEKVLPYYFYLREYIRAGFNVLFYELDGHGRNPRILRHPGIEETTPAALAFLANQPEVDAARVGVVGVSLGGACALHAAARSEAIKAVATVSTPHMVELDELDKLKEAIGTLNPELLPIVLEATPNRLLEFVTVPMRVCCNDDPDSYEEIDLLDDRTQPALREIISRLDPLGNAMKLEGTPLLVVNGAWDHQAPAWQAEDIFALAPGPKALHIEPRRNHFTMMASKRAIQATVDWFARWL, encoded by the coding sequence ATGCTCGATCTCAGGCTGCCGCTGCCACCGGAAGCGGCTTCCCCACGCGGGAACGGATTCCTGCGAGGGCTCAACCGCCTGGTCAAGTCCCTGATCCCGATGGACATCGACCCGAGCGACGAACTCGTCGCGCCGGCCGAGGACGCCGGGCATACGGTCCGGGAAGTCGTGATCCCGATCGGCCGGCAGCAGACGCACGGCTACCTTTTCGTGCCGAAGGAGCCCAACGGCGCCACGCTGTGCTTCGTCCACGGCACGGGTGCCGAGAAGGTCTTGCCCTACTACTTCTACCTGCGCGAGTACATCCGGGCCGGCTTCAACGTCCTGTTCTACGAACTGGACGGCCACGGCCGCAACCCGCGGATCCTCCGCCATCCCGGCATCGAGGAGACGACGCCGGCGGCGCTCGCATTTCTGGCGAACCAGCCGGAAGTCGACGCGGCCCGCGTCGGCGTGGTCGGCGTCAGCCTGGGCGGCGCCTGCGCGCTGCACGCCGCGGCGCGCAGCGAGGCGATCAAGGCCGTCGCCACCGTGTCCACTCCGCACATGGTAGAGCTCGACGAACTGGACAAGCTCAAGGAGGCGATCGGGACGCTCAATCCCGAGCTCCTGCCGATCGTGCTCGAGGCCACGCCCAATCGCCTGCTGGAGTTCGTCACGGTGCCGATGCGGGTCTGCTGCAACGATGATCCCGACAGCTACGAGGAAATCGACCTCCTCGACGATCGGACGCAACCGGCCCTGCGCGAGATCATCTCGCGCCTCGATCCCCTGGGCAACGCCATGAAGCTCGAAGGTACGCCCCTGCTGGTCGTCAACGGGGCCTGGGATCACCAGGCGCCGGCGTGGCAGGCCGAGGACATCTTCGCGCTGGCCCCGGGCCCGAAGGCCCTCCACATCGAACCGCGCCGCAACCATTTCACGATGATGGCCAGCAAGCGCGCCATCCAGGCCACCGTCGACTGGTTCGCCCGCTGGCTCTGA